From the genome of Spirochaetota bacterium:
TTAGCAGATAAGTTAGATTCTGTGGTAGTGAATTGTTTGAGAACTTCCTCAGGGTAGAAATCAATTTTGATTGTGACATCCCCCTTTTGTATGCTCTGATAATAGAATCCTTGCTAATTCTGGCATGCAGAATAATATCATCTTTAATAACATCTGAATAGGCTAGGATGTGATATTGTGCCTCCGATGGAATTTCATTTTTAGGTATAATAAGAGAAAAATCAGGATTTATATAGATCCTCCCATTATCCTCATCATTACACACACCTATAGACTTTTCAGTTTTTTCATCTGACCGCCTTCTCTCAATCTCTAATCCAATATCAGATAACCTGATTATTCCATCGTTGATCTCGATAATCCCAGTTATACATAAAAAATGTATTCCTAATTTAAATTGGGATAGTATATTCTCCCTAATCTTTATTAAATCGATTATTTTTTCACTATTAATCTCTGATAATTGCTTAATTAAATATGCAGATCTGAGATATGAAATAGAACTCTCATTGAACAAAGAGATCAATTCCATTAGGTGGAAAAGTATTGCAGAATTATATATTATAAAGGGGGGGGCAAAGAGCCGATTATCAACCTTTTGGGGTAATAAATTAAATACTTTTATCAAGAATTCAATAGGATTATTCAATTCCCTTTCAATATTTGTTAGAGTAATAATTATTGAACCCTTCTTAATCTTAACTCCTTTGAGGAAATTGAGGACGTATAGGGATAATTGAGCTGTGTATTTGGGATTTATCTCTTCTCTCTCAATATTATAGATCTTGAACATGGATTTTGTTAATCTATTACTATCAATCTTTCGAAATCTATTCTCTTTGGTTAGCGAAAGGCCATGTGATGAGACAGTATCGTAGGTATTAATAATATTTAAAAGAAAATGATAGTGATTGTGACAACTCTTTCCCTGGATCACTTTCTCCGAATGTAGCTGATTTAACAGTAGAATAAATAGGCCTTCACTAAGCAAAATAAATGATTTAGAAGAAATATTCAGATCCTGGCAAATATGAATTATTTTCTTTTTTTTCAATTCCAGGAGTAGTCCTTCTATCACCTGTGAAGGTATTAATTTATAGGCCTCCTCTAATAATAGAACTCCTCCACTTTTAAAGATCAATTCAATCAAATTATTAGCATAGCCTTTATACTTGACTGTATCTATTACCTCCAGAATCGGGCTATTTGATAATGGAGAATTATTAGAGTCTAAATCCTTACTCTCCAGGTAATTAAAAATTGTTTTTATATATGAAATAATTGAATTCGCATTCAAGGGAGTGAGAAAATCGCTCACCTCTGATATATTATGTAACTTGTCGAGTTTATTGTGAAGTTTCTCCCTGTTTTTTAATACATATACAAGCAATCTCTGGGCAAGAAGTTTAGATATTTCTTCAATTTTTATAGTATCGATCTTTAAGTTCTTCTCAATCTCACTAAAGGTGATACCCTTCTTATTCTGATATACAAGGGATAATACATTAAGTTCGTCAAGCTTTAGATCAAATAGGATTGAATTCATCCCCCTAAAAGAGAGAATCCTGGATATAATTGTTTCATTGTAATTATTGACCGATTTTTTAATCTTAACTATAGATGCCAGTTCATCAATCTGATCTTGAGAAAGCCTTTTTATTGCTTCTGTTATTTTTTTCATAACTAAAAAAGTTGTGGACACTGAAATCATAATATAATATACAAGTATGCTCAAATATGCAATTAAATTTGTGTTATTGTACTTAAATATGTTTGTATAACATCGTATTTATATATTCTAAAGTGTGTAGCCAACAACTGAGAAGTAACTCCATTAAATGGAAATCTCCCTATCCTCACCTTTGCTTGGTGAGAGATCCGAGGTCGTTTTACTTTCTTCCCACTACTTATATCCTCACTAACTAGATCATATCCGATTAAGGTGATTGGACTTGATTAAGGGCGTGAAAAAGATGAACATAATAAATATTGATAGTGTGAAGGAAGAGGCTGATATTAATAGTAGTAACTCAAGGTTTCAGAAATTAGGGAGTAAAAGCAAATGTAAAAAAATATCACAGGTTAATGGTATATATGAATTATCAAACGCATACAGTGTATATCTACAATTATATTATCTATTGAGAGTCTTCAGGAGTCAATAATGTTACAATACTTGAGTTTTGTGGAATCAGAAGTTATAGACTTGGAATTAAATGTTATTTCTGGTTCAGATAGTCTTAAATTCTTTTTTAAGGGAGCGGGGTATATCCTCCTTCTGATCTATTCTACAATATTTATAGCAGCAATTGATCCATTTGTTAAATCATCATTTGAATTATGGACATTCATATTCGGTGGAACACTAACACTTATTTTGATAATAAGATTCCTTAATCATATTATCAAGTATATGAAACATAAAAATAGCAGAATCATTGTCCATGCTGAAAGCATTGAACTGCAAAAGAGGGATGGGAATATTCAAATTCCCAGGGATGATATACAATATCTTAAGGTTGATCTTTTTGGAAATCTTATTATTCGAGGGAATAATGATAAATCTTCATTCCCTCTATCACTTCTTAGTGAAGAGGATCGCAATAGCTTTTTTTCAGACTTTAAGGATATGTTCCCCAACAGAACAGAAGTATTCAAGAAGATTTGGGATTTTTTTGAAGCACTTTTAGTCGCTTTTATTTTGGCCATGCACATAAGGGAGTTTATTATTCAGGCTTATTATATTCCAACAGGTTCTATGGAAGATACCCTCTTAGTAGGAGATCATCTGTTAGTAGAAAAGATAACCTATGGATCAATTATCCCCAAAATGTTATCTATGGAGAAATCGATACATCTAGATTTTTTAGGTCTTCGAAGCATTAAAAGAGGGGATATTATTATTTTTAGACCACCTAATGAAGAGAAAAAGGATTTTATTAAGAGATGCATCGCTGTTTCCGGCGATGAATTTCATATTAAGGGTGGTTATGTTTACATTAATGGTAAGAGATTAGAAGAGCCTTATGTTAAGGGAGTAACGAGTTATAGAGGATTTAGCGACAAAAGGATTGAAGGGAAGGTGCCTGAGGGCAAGGTTATTGCGATGGGAGATAACCGAGAAAATTCGTATGATAGCAGGGGTTTTGGTTATCTTCCTATTGAAAGGATAAAAGGCAGGGCATTTGTTCTATATTGGAACACAGAGCAGGTTAAGAATTTAGATTTTTCAAGATATGGATTGATTAGGTAGATCTTATTTATTTAGATCAGTTATTGGTGATATCGATTCTCACCATAAATGAAAGACTCCTCGTCTAAGAGAAATATTATATGATTAGATGCCTTTAATGGATGAATGGAAGGCTATCAATTCAGCTTTCCATGCAAGCTTTGCCTTTCTATTATCCTCCAACGATAATATAGAGATCTTAACTCTCTCATTTTATTTGGAGCAATGAATTGATTTACTATTATTTTGATTAATGGACCAACGAATATTTATAAGAAGGATTTATATAACGGGCTTGCTTTTTCTGGGTATAGCCCTTTTTTTTATCTATAAATTTTATGATCTACACTTTTCTGAAAAAATAAACCTTTCTACTAATAAGGAGGTGAAAATAAAACGCGGCCTTATCAAGGACAAAAATGGTCTTATTCTAGCAATCAATATTGAGAGAGATTCCTTATTTGCTAATCCTGAAGAGATAGATAATCCTGAAGAGGTAGCTAAAATTTTATCCCCCCATATACGTAGGCCCAAACATATCATTGAAAAGAGGCTCAGGAAAAAAAAGAGATTTGTCTGGTTAAAGAGAAAATTGAATGATAAAATCGTAAAAAGAATAGAGGATATGCATATAAAGGGATTGTATTTTAAGAATGAATTTCACAGAATCTATCCACATGATAATTTAGCATCAAATATTATTGGTTTTGTTGATATTGATAATAGAGGCCTTGAGGGCATTGAATTTAGATTCGATGATCACCTTTCTGGTCGAGGCAAATGGGGTAGTCATAGGCACGACGAGGACTTAGTTGTAGGCGTAAACCTAAAACTTACTATTGATAGGTTTATTCAATATATAGCAGAAAGAGAAGTTCAAAATGGTGTAGAGGAGTTTGATGCATATAGGGGTATGGCTGTGATTATCGAGGTTAAGACAGGGAGGATACTCGCTATTGCTAAATATCCTAATTATAATCCAAATTATTATTATAAGTATTCCACTGAGGTTATTAGAAATTTTGCTGTTGTGGATTCATTTGAGCCTGGGTCAACGCTTAAGATAATATCCCTTGCTGCAATATTAGAGGGTTGGCCTGATGTTCTTAACAAAAAATTTCTTTGTTCTGGCAAAATAAAAATAGCAGACACAACAATTAATTGCACAGGCAGGCATGGAAGAGTTAACCTGAAAAAGATAATAAGGTATTCCTGCAATGTTGGGATTATTGAGATAATGAAGCAGATCAACGAAGAGAATTTGTTCAATGTTTTAGACCATCTTGGTTTTGGTAAAAGAATTGGCATTGATCTGCCTGGAGAATCGAATGGTATTCTTCGTTCATTAGATAATTGGTCGGGTTTATCAAAATATTCAATTTCGATTGGACATGAGATATCAGTTACAATTTTACAATTAGCAGGAGCCTTCTGTGCTATAGCTAATGAGGGTGTGTATATTGTCCCAAGAATAATTGAATCCCTCGAGAGGGATGACGGTTCAATTATTAAGGATTTCTATCCAAAAAAAATGGGGAATGTGATAAAGGCTGAAGTGGCTAAAAAGGTATTAAAAATAATGAGAGATGTAATAATCAATGGAACAGGCAAAAAGGCTGCTTTACAGCATTATAATGTTATTGGAAAGACCGGAACATCACAGAAGCCCATGAAGAGTGGCGGATATTATACAAATAAATGGATAGCCTCCTTTATCGGCATAGCTCCTTTTGAAGATCCGGATATATGCATTTTGGTAGTAATTGATGAACCTAAGAATGCAATATCAGGTGGCAAAGTCGCAGCCCCTATTTTTGCGAATATCGCCAAGAGAGTGCTGCCATATAGGGGAGTAAAGATCGATCCCCATGGACATAGAGAACCCCAAAAAATACAATTTAAGGAAAGAAAATTTGATGGCTCAACATTGCCAGATTTTAAGGGACTGAGTATCTCGCAAGCGCTTAAAGTCCTAGTCACTATGAAAAAGAGTCATAATGTAAAATATTTATTTAAGGGGAATGGGAGGATCTATAAGCAGCAACCTGTATCGAGAACAGCTATCAAGAAGGACCAAGAGATTATACTCTATTTGAGATGAAAGAAATGATATCACTATATGATGCAAATCTATCTATAATTAGAGAGACCTCTCCACACTTACATACAGAAATAATAAATTCAAGGGACAGTTGTCAGGTAAATGTTGTTGATTCCAGAGATGGCAATAAGGTTCCAGAGTTAGCGTTGGATGGCAGGAGGGTTTTTATCCATAGCAAGTTCGATCCCATTAAGGAAGCTAAGAGACTAGTCGCAGAGATTGATGTGGATAGGTTTGATCTGTTTATTGTTTTTGGATTCGGGTTTGCCTATCAGATAGAAGAATTATTACAATTGATTAATGATGATGCGCTTATTCTTGTTATTGAGAAGGATCTCTGGATGATAAGGGCGGCCCTAAGGCATCGCGATTTGACTGCAATTCTCCGCGATAATAGATTGAAATTTTTGGTTGATCCGGATGAGGAGGCCATATCTGATGCCTTAAGGGGAAAATCCACTTATCGAGTTTCATTTATTGCACCAAGGGGGGCCTTTCAGGTTGATCCTGAATATTATAACAATATTAGAAACATTGCGAGATCATACCTTTCAACCAAAGAAGTGAATATTGCAACACTATCAAAGTTCGAAAAAATATGGAGCGCAAATATTGCAAGGAACATTCAAGCTTTTTACCATTATCCTGGAGCGAATATTTTTTATAATCAATTTAAAGATGTCCCAGCAATTATTGTTGGCGCTGGGCCATCACTATATGAGAGCTTGGAGTTTGTACAGGCTAATGCAGGGAGGGCTCTAATCATTGCAGTAGACACCTCCTATAAGATTCTTAAGAGATATGGCATTGAACCCCATTTTTGCATTACCGTTGATCCTCAGGTTGTCAATGCCAGATATTTTGAGGGTGATGAACATAAACAGACAATATTGATTGCTGATCCAACCGTGCATCCATCTGTATTTCGTCTTTTTAAGGGAGACATAGCCATCACTGGTATGGCCTTCAAAATGATGAAATGGATTGAAGATGTGGCTGGCGAGAGGGGCGAGCTTGCATATGGGGGTTCCGTTGCGACAAATGCCTATGACTTTGCAAAAAGAATCGGTGCCTCACCCATCGTTCTTGTAGGTCAGGATTTAGCATTCACCAATGGTCTGGCACATGCAAGGGGTTCTTATCTCGATGAGGAGATTTATCTAAGAACATATAGATTATACAGCATTCAAATGTTTAATAGGTATCAGCTAACAGCTTTGCCAAAAATATATGTTGATGGAATAAAGGGGGATAGGGTTCATACAAATCAAAAAATGATGATCTTTCTTTCATGGTTTGAGAAGAGGGGCGATGATAAGATTATTAATGCAACAACCAATGGGGCTATTATTAAGGGGGTTAGACATATCGCTTCTGATGATATTTGTTTTAACGATGCAGAAGATGATATTTTTTATAAAATTAATTCGATCTACAACTCTAGTATTATCACCCCCCCCATAAGTGACAATATTAGAATGAGATTGCTTGAGGTATGTCAGGAGATGTTAGGTGAATTGAATTCTTTATTGCCAATTTTAGAGAGAGCTGTGTCCCTCTCTCTTGAGCTTGTATCTCTGATAAAGATGAATATGAGGGATCAGGGGAAGTTGGATTATATCTTAAGGAAGTTATCAGAAGTGGATAAGGTTGTAGAAAAAAGGGATACACTGAAGGATATGATTAGCTTCACAATACAACGAGTTATTCATACAATAACTGAGGGGTATAAAATCGACGACAAGGATGATTCATTAACCGATGATGAGCTTGTGGCAAAGAGATCAAATTATCTCTATACGGGGCTTTTGGAGGGTTCACTCTACAATAAAAAAATTATTCATAAAATGACAGCGCTTCTTGGATGATGGGCTGATCTTCTCATAATTATTATACAATAACATTATATATTGACATATGCTACTGGGTGTAACTAAACCAATCCATTTTTACTGAGTATTTACATTTCCAAAATATACTGTAGCATATCCTTCCTGCTTATAATTCCAACTAGTTTATTCTCTGATAGAATCGGGACCCTTTTGATATTCTGATTTATAAAATAATCACATATATCGAATAGATCAGAATCCTCTTCAAATGATATTACCTCAGTTGTCATAAATGCCTCAACAGTTATACCATCAATGGTATCTGAAAATGCTAATTGTAGTAGATCCTTCTCTGAGATAATACCCTCCAGACTCAGTTCCCTTGATACAACTGGAAATCCGCTGATTCTTTTTTCCAGCATAAGTTCGATTGCCTTGCGAACTGGTGTCTCCTTTGTTATTGTAATTACATTGGTGATCATTATGTCTTTTGCGGTTGACAAAATATACCTTCCCAATATGATTGAAGTCAAAATAATTCTTTATTGCTAAAAGACTTCGGTCATATATTACACTAATAATGTTTAATTTTCAAGCACTATTACTCATCCTGACATCAAAATGGATGATAGGTCTTATTGGTTATTACTAATCATCTCAAAAACTATAATCAAAAATATTGATATCATATTTTTATATATTATGATATTATAAAAATAATCATAATCACAATATTGGAGATACACCATTGAGTACTGAAAAATCAGATTTAAATCAACAAGATGATCTAATTGATAACTCGGTTGAGAATGAAGAAGTTATAGATAACGAATGTAATCAGAATTTTGCTGAGCTACTTGAAAACAATCATGTTGATAGTCATATGTACATAACCGGTCAGATGGTTGATGCCGAAATCATCAAGATAGCAGGTGAATGGATATTTCTTAATGTTGGAGGAAAGAGTGAAGGATATCTTGAAGCAAAGGAACTGATAGATGAAGATGGTAACCTGACTGTGAAGGAAGGTGATAAAATTAAAGCATATCTATTATCTTCACAGAATGAAGAGCTACATTTTACTACCAGAATCAGTGGTGAGAATGCAGGACTTGATCTATTACAAATGGCTTATAAGAATGGAATTCCTGTGGAAGGTTTTGTTGAGAGGGAGGTCAAGGGCGGTTGTGAAGTAAAGATAGGCAATACCAGGGCCTTTTGTCCATATTCACAGATAGGCATGGGACGAGAGAATATTGATAAATACATTACTGAGCATCTGCCTTTTAAGATCATTGAATTCAGTGAGAATGGGCGTAATATTATTCTTTCCAATAGAGCCATTCTTGAAGAAAAACGACAAGCTCAAATAGAGACGCTAAAGGATTCATTACATGAAGGGAAAAGGATTAAGGGTCATGTAAAATCTATTCAGGATTTTGGCGCATTTGTTGACATTGGGGGCATACAGGCCTTGCTGCCCATCTCAGAGATAAGCAGAGGTAAAGTTGATGATATTCGTCAATCATTATCAATAGGCCAGGAAATTGAGGTTGCTGTAATAAATCTGGATTGGGAGAATGAAAAGATTTCATTGAGTATCAAAGAACTCCAACCAGATCCATGGGATGATGCTAAAATAAAATATACCAAGGGATCACATCATACTGGAGAAATAACGCGTATTACAAATTTTGGAGCTTTTGTTACACTTGAGCCCGGCCTTGACGGTCTTATTCATATCTCTGAATTGGGAGACAACGCTAGGATAAAACACCCCCGTGAGATTGTTAATGAAGGAGAAAGAGTTGAGGTGCAGATCGCTGGGGTGGACATTGAGAAGAGAAGGATATCCTTGAGACCTGTAGTATACAGTCAAAAGGACAGCGAAATGAATAATTATCAGCAATATATGAATAAAAAGGATGATTCATATAATCCCTTTAGCAATCTGGGAGACCTTCTTAAAGATAAAATTGATAAGAAAAAGTGATACGACTATTCCTACAATTCATCAATTAGCCCACAAAATATCGTAATGACCATCCTTATCTGTTTAATATCATGGTTTTTTACTACTTAGTTGAATAACATGCTAAGTAGATTGAGGAGTAAGAAATCATCTGGATTATCGAGTATAACTTATGAAGTTTTTTTTCGCTTTTTTAGGATACTGGATATTCCTTTAATACTAAAGTTGCGATTTTTTTTCTTTTTCATATCAACACGATCATTAATAACAATAAACTTCTCCCCATATTTTTTACTATAATACTCAAGGCGTTCATCAATGGATACATTTCTTGAGGGACGTGATTGTTTTTCAACATTTATAGGTTTTATAGCGTTACACACTTTGACCTTAGAATCCTTGACGACTTTTGGCCTTTCTACTTTTATGATTGGTCTTTTACCCTGTACTGGTATATGTTTATCTTTGCTGTTTGAAGAGGTTCTCCTTTGATTGTTTTTCCTTTTATTATTGGTTTTTCTTTTTTGTCTGCCATCGATGTTGTTGGACATTGAAAAGTTCATACTAGCAACCTTGTCCTCCTCAAAGAGATTATCTTCAGCCCATTCAACCGGAATCTTCATTTTGGTGTAGGATTCAATCGCTTCCAGGTTATAAACACATTTTTCGCAAACGAGTGATATCGCTTTTCCGGATTTCCCAACTCGTGCAGTGCGACCTATCCTGTGAACATAGCTCTCTGAATTTTCAGGTAAATCATAGTTGATCACCATTTCAAGGTCATCTATATGCAGTCCACGTGACGCAACGTCAGTAGCAATGAGGTATGGAATCTTGTCCGACTTTAATTGATCAATTATCTGCAATCTCTTTTTCTGAGGGAGATCGCCGATTATATACTGACAGTTAAATCCATTATGTTTCAATCGCTTTGCGACTTCCACAGCCTTCTGTTTTGTATTTGTAAAGACAATGGCATTCCTAGGTTGTTCAGTTTTCAAAATTCCTAATAACAGATTCATTTTTTCTTCTCTTCCAACATGATAGAGCTTCTGAGAAACGCTTTCAACTGTAATCTGGTCTGGTTCGATTTCGACTTCTTCAGCATCATTCATATATTCGCTTGCTATCTTTTTAACTCGATGATC
Proteins encoded in this window:
- a CDS encoding helicase-associated domain-containing protein, producing MKKITEAIKRLSQDQIDELASIVKIKKSVNNYNETIISRILSFRGMNSILFDLKLDELNVLSLVYQNKKGITFSEIEKNLKIDTIKIEEISKLLAQRLLVYVLKNREKLHNKLDKLHNISEVSDFLTPLNANSIISYIKTIFNYLESKDLDSNNSPLSNSPILEVIDTVKYKGYANNLIELIFKSGGVLLLEEAYKLIPSQVIEGLLLELKKKKIIHICQDLNISSKSFILLSEGLFILLLNQLHSEKVIQGKSCHNHYHFLLNIINTYDTVSSHGLSLTKENRFRKIDSNRLTKSMFKIYNIEREEINPKYTAQLSLYVLNFLKGVKIKKGSIIITLTNIERELNNPIEFLIKVFNLLPQKVDNRLFAPPFIIYNSAILFHLMELISLFNESSISYLRSAYLIKQLSEINSEKIIDLIKIRENILSQFKLGIHFLCITGIIEINDGIIRLSDIGLEIERRRSDEKTEKSIGVCNDEDNGRIYINPDFSLIIPKNEIPSEAQYHILAYSDVIKDDIILHARISKDSIIRAYKRGMSQSKLISTLRKFSNNSLPQNLTYLLNEWQEQTVQLNILNATILNVSHPSFLDELSHSDLQMCIIERISPTYAIIDRRYINRIIKFTKKSNVSIKLFEDIDGFD
- the lepB gene encoding signal peptidase I, which translates into the protein MLQYLSFVESEVIDLELNVISGSDSLKFFFKGAGYILLLIYSTIFIAAIDPFVKSSFELWTFIFGGTLTLILIIRFLNHIIKYMKHKNSRIIVHAESIELQKRDGNIQIPRDDIQYLKVDLFGNLIIRGNNDKSSFPLSLLSEEDRNSFFSDFKDMFPNRTEVFKKIWDFFEALLVAFILAMHIREFIIQAYYIPTGSMEDTLLVGDHLLVEKITYGSIIPKMLSMEKSIHLDFLGLRSIKRGDIIIFRPPNEEKKDFIKRCIAVSGDEFHIKGGYVYINGKRLEEPYVKGVTSYRGFSDKRIEGKVPEGKVIAMGDNRENSYDSRGFGYLPIERIKGRAFVLYWNTEQVKNLDFSRYGLIR
- a CDS encoding penicillin-binding transpeptidase domain-containing protein, whose product is MLFLGIALFFIYKFYDLHFSEKINLSTNKEVKIKRGLIKDKNGLILAINIERDSLFANPEEIDNPEEVAKILSPHIRRPKHIIEKRLRKKKRFVWLKRKLNDKIVKRIEDMHIKGLYFKNEFHRIYPHDNLASNIIGFVDIDNRGLEGIEFRFDDHLSGRGKWGSHRHDEDLVVGVNLKLTIDRFIQYIAEREVQNGVEEFDAYRGMAVIIEVKTGRILAIAKYPNYNPNYYYKYSTEVIRNFAVVDSFEPGSTLKIISLAAILEGWPDVLNKKFLCSGKIKIADTTINCTGRHGRVNLKKIIRYSCNVGIIEIMKQINEENLFNVLDHLGFGKRIGIDLPGESNGILRSLDNWSGLSKYSISIGHEISVTILQLAGAFCAIANEGVYIVPRIIESLERDDGSIIKDFYPKKMGNVIKAEVAKKVLKIMRDVIINGTGKKAALQHYNVIGKTGTSQKPMKSGGYYTNKWIASFIGIAPFEDPDICILVVIDEPKNAISGGKVAAPIFANIAKRVLPYRGVKIDPHGHREPQKIQFKERKFDGSTLPDFKGLSISQALKVLVTMKKSHNVKYLFKGNGRIYKQQPVSRTAIKKDQEIILYLR
- a CDS encoding 6-hydroxymethylpterin diphosphokinase MptE-like protein → MISLYDANLSIIRETSPHLHTEIINSRDSCQVNVVDSRDGNKVPELALDGRRVFIHSKFDPIKEAKRLVAEIDVDRFDLFIVFGFGFAYQIEELLQLINDDALILVIEKDLWMIRAALRHRDLTAILRDNRLKFLVDPDEEAISDALRGKSTYRVSFIAPRGAFQVDPEYYNNIRNIARSYLSTKEVNIATLSKFEKIWSANIARNIQAFYHYPGANIFYNQFKDVPAIIVGAGPSLYESLEFVQANAGRALIIAVDTSYKILKRYGIEPHFCITVDPQVVNARYFEGDEHKQTILIADPTVHPSVFRLFKGDIAITGMAFKMMKWIEDVAGERGELAYGGSVATNAYDFAKRIGASPIVLVGQDLAFTNGLAHARGSYLDEEIYLRTYRLYSIQMFNRYQLTALPKIYVDGIKGDRVHTNQKMMIFLSWFEKRGDDKIINATTNGAIIKGVRHIASDDICFNDAEDDIFYKINSIYNSSIITPPISDNIRMRLLEVCQEMLGELNSLLPILERAVSLSLELVSLIKMNMRDQGKLDYILRKLSEVDKVVEKRDTLKDMISFTIQRVIHTITEGYKIDDKDDSLTDDELVAKRSNYLYTGLLEGSLYNKKIIHKMTALLG
- a CDS encoding CBS domain-containing protein; this encodes MSTAKDIMITNVITITKETPVRKAIELMLEKRISGFPVVSRELSLEGIISEKDLLQLAFSDTIDGITVEAFMTTEVISFEEDSDLFDICDYFINQNIKRVPILSENKLVGIISRKDMLQYILEM
- the rpsA gene encoding 30S ribosomal protein S1 → MSTEKSDLNQQDDLIDNSVENEEVIDNECNQNFAELLENNHVDSHMYITGQMVDAEIIKIAGEWIFLNVGGKSEGYLEAKELIDEDGNLTVKEGDKIKAYLLSSQNEELHFTTRISGENAGLDLLQMAYKNGIPVEGFVEREVKGGCEVKIGNTRAFCPYSQIGMGRENIDKYITEHLPFKIIEFSENGRNIILSNRAILEEKRQAQIETLKDSLHEGKRIKGHVKSIQDFGAFVDIGGIQALLPISEISRGKVDDIRQSLSIGQEIEVAVINLDWENEKISLSIKELQPDPWDDAKIKYTKGSHHTGEITRITNFGAFVTLEPGLDGLIHISELGDNARIKHPREIVNEGERVEVQIAGVDIEKRRISLRPVVYSQKDSEMNNYQQYMNKKDDSYNPFSNLGDLLKDKIDKKK
- a CDS encoding DEAD/DEAH box helicase, translated to MKFTELNLNEKLQHGIDDAGFVKCMPVQEITFTHTFMGKDVYVQSQTGTGKTAAFLISIFYLMLQNEPNKRQKALVIAPTRELADQIGREAEVIGRHTGVKCGTFYGGVGYNRQEKLLRDGVDIIIGTPGRLIDFSKSGKLDLKKIGILVIDEADRLFDMGFLPDIRKMLKKLPSKSHRQSMLYSATLDHRVKKIASEYMNDAEEVEIEPDQITVESVSQKLYHVGREEKMNLLLGILKTEQPRNAIVFTNTKQKAVEVAKRLKHNGFNCQYIIGDLPQKKRLQIIDQLKSDKIPYLIATDVASRGLHIDDLEMVINYDLPENSESYVHRIGRTARVGKSGKAISLVCEKCVYNLEAIESYTKMKIPVEWAEDNLFEEDKVASMNFSMSNNIDGRQKRKTNNKRKNNQRRTSSNSKDKHIPVQGKRPIIKVERPKVVKDSKVKVCNAIKPINVEKQSRPSRNVSIDERLEYYSKKYGEKFIVINDRVDMKKKKNRNFSIKGISSILKKRKKTS